One Natronomonas gomsonensis genomic window, GAAACGGCTCGCGTTGGTCCACGTCTCCTCGCGGTACGCGGGCAACGTCTCACCCATCGAGCGAGAGGCCCGAGAGGTGTTCGGCGGCGAGGCGTTCGTTCCCGGCGACGGCGACGAACTCGACGTGCCGTATCCGAACGCGGAGTAGACGCCGTTACTCGTCGGCCTCGCGGCGGCGGAACATCCCGTCGGCCTTCCACTCGATGACGGCTTCGCCGTCGTCGTTGTAGCCGGTCAACTTCGAGCGGACGTGGCCCATCCCGGGGCGGCTCTCGGAGACTCGTTTTTCGAGGATTTCCACGTCGACGCACAGCGTGTCGCCCGGGTACACCGGCTGCTTCCACTGGAGGTCGTCGATGCCGCGGGCGCCCATCGACGTTTCGGCGTCGAGGAAGCCATCGACGAGCAGCCGCATGCATATCGAGGCGGTGTGCCACCCTGAAGCGGCCAGCGAGCCGAAGATTGAGTCTTTCGCCGCCTCCTTGTCGGTGTGGAACGGCTGGGGATCGTACTTCTCGGCGAACTCCAGTACCTCGTCTTCGGTGACTTCGTAGGTGCCGTCGAGTTCGTACGTCGCTCCGACTTCGATGTCCTCGAAATACCGT contains:
- a CDS encoding MaoC family dehydratase gives rise to the protein MPRYFEDIEVGATYELDGTYEVTEDEVLEFAEKYDPQPFHTDKEAAKDSIFGSLAASGWHTASICMRLLVDGFLDAETSMGARGIDDLQWKQPVYPGDTLCVDVEILEKRVSESRPGMGHVRSKLTGYNDDGEAVIEWKADGMFRRREADE